A DNA window from Hordeum vulgare subsp. vulgare chromosome 1H, MorexV3_pseudomolecules_assembly, whole genome shotgun sequence contains the following coding sequences:
- the LOC123442440 gene encoding chalcone synthase 2-like, whose translation MAAAVKLEEVRRAQRAVGPATVLAIGTAVPANCVYQATYPDYYFRVTKSEHLSDLKEKFERMCEKSTIRKRHMHLTEDILKKHPSICSHMEPSLNTRHDIVVVEVPKLGKEAAERAIKEWGQPLSKITHVIFCTTSGVDMPGADYQLTRLLGLSPTVKRLMMYQQGCFGGATVLRMAKDIAENNRGARVLVVCSEITAMAFRGPSKSHLDSLVGHALFGDGAAAAIIGADLDEPFEKPLFQLVSASQTILPESEGAINGHLTEAGLTIHLLKDVPGLISQNIEQALEDAFKPLGIHDWNSIFWIAHPGGPAILDMVEEKVGLDKERMRASREVLSEYGNMSSACVLFVLDVMRKTSSQDGHTTTGEDKEWGVLFGFGPGLTVETLVLYSAPIIATA comes from the coding sequence ATGGCGGCCGCGGTGAAGTTGGAGGAAGTGAGAAGGGCACAGCGGGCTGTGGGTCCGGCAACCGTCCTAGCAATCGGCACGGCCGTTCCGGCCAACTGCGTGTACCAGGCCACCTACCCGGACTACtacttcagggtcaccaagagcGAGCACCTCTCGGACCTCAAGGAGAAGTTCGAGAGGATGTGCGAGAAGTCCACCATCAGGAAGAGGCACATGCACCTCACCGAGGACATCCTGAAAAAGCACCCCAGCATCTGCTCCCACATGGAGCCGTCGCTCAACACGCGCCACGACATTGTCGTCGTCGAGGTCCCCAAGCTCGGGAAAGAGGCGGCGGAGAGGGCCATCAAGGAGTGGGGCCAGCCGCTGTCCAAGATCACCCACGTCATCTTCTGCACCACCTCTGGCGTCGACATGCCAGGTGCCGACTACCAGCTCACTAGGTTGCTTGGCCTCTCCCCGACCGTAAAACGGCTCATGATGTACCAGCAAGGCTGCTTCGGCGGTGCCACCGTGCTCCGCATGGCCAAGGACATCGCCGAGAACAACCGCGGTGCACGTGTGCTCGTTGTCTGCTCGGAGATCACCGCCATGGCATTCCGTGGCCCCAGCAAGTCCCATCTTGATTCGCTCGTCGGCCATGCGCTCTTTGGCGATGGCGCAGCCGCTGCCATCATCGGCGCCGACCTCGACGAGCCCTTCGAGAAGCCACTCTTCCAGCTGGTATCAGCGAGCCAGACCATCCTGCCTGAATCGGAGGGCGCCATCAATGGCCACCTTACAGAGGCGGGGCTCACCATCCACCTTCTCAAGGACGTGCCGGGGCTCATCTCTCAGAACATCGAGCAAGCACTCGAGGACGCCTTCAAGCCTCTGGGCATCCACGACTGGAACTCCATCTTCTGGATTGCACATCCTGGTGGGCCGGCGATCCTTGACATGGTGGAGGAGAAAGTTGGCCTTGACAAGGAGCGAATGCGCGCCAGCCGAGAGGTCCTGTCCGAGTACGGCAACATGTCCAGCGCGTGCGTCCTCTTCGTCCTCGACGTAATGCGTAAGACCTCTTCCCAGGACGGCCACACTACAACTGGAGAGGATAAAGAGTGGGGTGTCCTCTTCGGCTTCGGCCCCGGCCTCACCGTAGAGACTCTCGTCCTCTACAGCGCCCCGATCATAGCCACTGCATGA
- the LOC123442618 gene encoding chalcone synthase 2-like, producing the protein MAAAVKLEEVRRAQRAVGPATVLAIGTAVPANCVYQATYPDYYFRVTKSEHLSDLKEKFERMCEKSTIRKRHMHLTEDILKKHPSICSHMEPSLNTRHDIVVVEVPKLGKEAADRAIKEWGQPLSKITHVIFCTTSGVDMPGADYQLTRLLGLSPTVKRLMMYQQGCFGGATVLRMAKDIAENNRGARVLVVCSEITAMAFRGPSKSHLDSLVGHALFGDGAAAAIIGADLDEPFEKPLFQLVSASQTILPESEGAINGHLTEAGLTIHLLKDVPGLISQNIEQALEDAFKPLGIHDWNSIFWIAHPGGPAILDMVEEKVGLDKERMRASREVLSEYGNMSSACVLFVLDVMRKTSSQDGHTTTGEGKEWGVLFGFGPGLTVETLVLYSAPIIATA; encoded by the coding sequence ATGGCGGCCGCGGTGAAGTTGGAGGAAGTGAGAAGGGCACAGCGGGCTGTGGGTCCGGCAACCGTCCTAGCAATCGGCACGGCCGTTCCGGCCAACTGCGTGTACCAGGCCACCTACCCGGACTACtacttcagggtcaccaagagcGAGCACCTCTCGGACCTCAAGGAGAAGTTCGAGAGGATGTGCGAGAAGTCCACCATCAGGAAGAGGCACATGCACCTCACCGAGGACATCCTGAAAAAGCACCCCAGCATCTGCTCCCACATGGAGCCGTCGCTCAACACGCGCCACGACATTGTCGTCGTCGAGGTCCCCAAGCTCGGGAAAGAGGCGGCGGATAGGGCCATCAAGGAGTGGGGCCAGCCGCTGTCCAAGATCACCCACGTCATCTTCTGCACCACCTCTGGCGTCGACATGCCAGGTGCCGACTACCAGCTCACTAGGTTGCTTGGCCTCTCCCCGACTGTAAAACGGCTCATGATGTACCAGCAAGGCTGCTTCGGCGGTGCCACCGTGCTCCGCATGGCCAAGGACATCGCCGAGAACAACCGCGGTGCACGTGTGCTCGTTGTCTGCTCGGAGATCACCGCCATGGCATTCCGTGGCCCCAGCAAGTCCCATCTTGATTCGCTCGTCGGCCATGCGCTCTTTGGCGATGGCGCAGCCGCTGCCATCATCGGCGCCGACCTCGACGAGCCCTTCGAGAAGCCACTCTTCCAGCTGGTATCAGCGAGCCAGACCATCCTGCCTGAATCGGAGGGCGCCATCAATGGCCACCTTACAGAGGCGGGGCTCACCATCCACCTTCTCAAGGACGTGCCGGGGCTCATCTCTCAGAACATCGAGCAAGCACTCGAGGACGCCTTCAAGCCTCTGGGCATCCACGACTGGAACTCCATCTTCTGGATTGCACATCCTGGTGGGCCGGCGATCCTTGACATGGTGGAGGAGAAAGTTGGCCTTGACAAGGAGCGAATGCGCGCCAGCCGAGAGGTCCTGTCCGAGTACGGCAACATGTCCAGCGCGTGCGTCCTCTTCGTCCTCGACGTAATGCGTAAGACCTCTTCCCAGGACGGCCACACTACAACTGGAGAGGGTAAAGAGTGGGGTGTCCTCTTCGGCTTCGGCCCCGGCCTCACCGTAGAGACTCTCGTCCTCTACAGCGCCCCGATCATAGCCACTGCATGA
- the LOC123442530 gene encoding chalcone synthase 2-like, which translates to MAAAVKLEEVRRAQRAVGPATVLAIGTAVPANCVYQATYPDYYFRVTKSEHLSDLKEKFERMCEKSTIRKRHMHLTEDILKKHPSICSHMEPSLNTRHDIVVVEVPKLGKEAAERAIKEWGQPLSKITHVIFCTTSGVDMPGADYQLTRLLGLSPTVKRLMMYQQGCFGGATVLRMAKDIAENNRGARVLVVCSEITAMAFRGPSKSHLDSLVGHALFGDGAAAAIIGADLDEPFEKPLFQLVSASQTILPESEGAINGHLTEAGLTIHLLKDVPGLISQNIEQALEDAFKPLGIHDWNSIFWIAHPGGPAILDMVEEKVGLDKERMRASREVLSEYGNMSSACVLFVLDVMRKTSSQDGHTTTGEGKEWGVLFGFGPGLTVETLVLYSAPIIATA; encoded by the coding sequence ATGGCGGCCGCGGTGAAGTTGGAGGAAGTGAGAAGGGCACAGCGGGCTGTGGGTCCGGCAACCGTCCTAGCAATCGGCACGGCCGTTCCGGCCAACTGCGTGTACCAGGCCACCTACCCGGACTACtacttcagggtcaccaagagcGAGCACCTCTCGGACCTCAAGGAGAAGTTCGAGAGGATGTGCGAGAAGTCCACCATCAGGAAGAGGCACATGCACCTCACCGAGGACATCCTGAAAAAGCACCCCAGCATCTGCTCCCACATGGAGCCGTCGCTCAACACGCGCCACGACATTGTCGTCGTCGAGGTCCCCAAGCTCGGGAAAGAGGCGGCGGAGAGGGCCATCAAGGAGTGGGGCCAGCCGCTGTCCAAGATCACCCACGTCATCTTCTGCACCACCTCTGGCGTCGACATGCCAGGTGCCGACTACCAGCTCACTAGGTTGCTTGGCCTCTCCCCGACCGTAAAACGGCTCATGATGTACCAGCAAGGCTGCTTCGGCGGTGCCACCGTGCTCCGCATGGCCAAGGACATCGCCGAGAACAACCGCGGTGCACGTGTGCTCGTTGTCTGCTCGGAGATCACCGCCATGGCATTCCGTGGCCCCAGCAAGTCCCATCTTGATTCGCTCGTCGGCCATGCGCTCTTTGGCGATGGCGCAGCCGCTGCCATCATCGGCGCCGACCTCGACGAGCCCTTCGAGAAGCCACTCTTCCAGCTGGTATCAGCGAGCCAGACCATCCTGCCTGAATCGGAGGGCGCCATCAATGGCCACCTTACAGAGGCGGGGCTCACCATCCACCTTCTCAAGGACGTGCCGGGGCTCATCTCTCAGAACATCGAGCAAGCACTCGAGGACGCCTTCAAGCCTCTGGGCATCCACGACTGGAACTCCATCTTCTGGATTGCACATCCTGGTGGGCCGGCGATCCTTGACATGGTGGAGGAGAAAGTTGGCCTTGACAAGGAGCGAATGCGCGCCAGCCGAGAGGTCCTGTCCGAGTACGGCAACATGTCCAGCGCGTGCGTCCTCTTCGTCCTCGACGTAATGCGTAAGACCTCTTCCCAGGACGGCCACACTACAACTGGAGAGGGTAAAGAGTGGGGTGTCCTCTTCGGCTTCGGCCCCGGCCTCACCGTAGAGACTCTCGTCCTCTACAGCGCCCCGATCATAGCCACTGCATGA